One genomic window of Lytechinus variegatus isolate NC3 chromosome 1, Lvar_3.0, whole genome shotgun sequence includes the following:
- the LOC121408928 gene encoding neurogenic locus Notch protein-like translates to MLGSPRRAKKVDIDVYGAGTCADIPQDVCHYGVSEYTGEWVKYVPKYLTRDHPEYDVRTPPEARDKVNLYCAHPACYSNPCLHGGSCMEELDGFSCSCPGIYSGIQCEQHACDSNPCLHGGTCVEKIDGYNCSCHGGYVGIHCEKPVCPDGWVYGGTKCFLELAGRRFNWTSARDYCNGLDEVVLGNGNRVGPSLLLIESEEEYDLLNLGISYFWHVWYYYQWPCWLNCQVVDRNISCFTDRAGNTSDYRNWLYYYDSSSYESTDCVAMDIWSGSWDT, encoded by the exons ATGTTGGGGAGTCCGAGAAGGGCTAAGAAAGTGGATATAG ACGTTTATGGTGCCGGAACATGTGCCGATATTCCTCAGGATGTCTGTCATTATGGAGTTTCTGAGTATACCGGTGAATGGGTGAAATATGTTCCCAAGTACCTAACACGTGATCACCCCGAGTACGACGTCAGAACACCACCGGAAGCACGTGACAAGGTTAACTTGTACTGCGCCCATCCAG CTTGTTACTCCAATCCATGTCTTCATGGAGGAAGCTGCATGGAAGAACTTGACGGGTTCAGTTGCTCCTGTCCTGGGATCTATTCCGGAATTCAGTGTGAACAACATG CATGTGACTCCAATCCCTGTCTTCATGGAGGGACATGTGTGGAGAAGATTGATGGGTATAATTGTTCCTGTCATGGAGGCTATGTGGGAATTCACTGTGAGAAGCCTG TTTGTCCAGACGGATGGGTGTATGGAGGAACGAAGTGTTTTCTGGAACTGGCTGGCCGACGATTCAACTGGACTAGTGCGCGTGACTATTGTAACGGTCTGGACGAGGTTGTACTCGGAAACGGAAACAGAGTTGGACCATCTCTACTTCTCATAGAGAGCGAGGAAGAGTATGATCTTCTCAATCTCGGCATATCCtacttttggcatgtttggtacTACTATCAGTGGCCATGCTGGTTGAACTGCCAGGTTGTTGACAGGAATATATCTTGCTTCACAGACAGAGCGGGAAACACAAGTGACTACCGAA attggCTTTATTATTACGACTCAAGCTCATACGAGAGTACTGACTGCGTGGCTATGGACATTTGGAGTGGCTCTTGGGACACATAA